Proteins from a genomic interval of Streptomyces sp. NBC_00820:
- a CDS encoding serine hydrolase domain-containing protein, with translation MAQLRQEADPAEAGLDGKALGRLDRYFARHVDEGRLPGYLVAVARGGRVAHLTTYGHRDLAAGLPVETDTLWRIYSMTKPVTAVAVLLLVEEGRLSLDDPLDRYLPAFANPRVYESGSGADVRTRPAAGPILIRHLLTHTAGLTFAFYHQHPVDALYREAGLGSSVPPGADLAETMDVYARLPLQFEPGTQWNYSVASNVLGRVIEVVSGQPLDVFFAERIFRPLGMTDTGFHITPEQGARLAELYGETEDGGIEPIPGLPVRGRPRFLSGSGGLVSTAGDYHRFTDMLRRGGESAGVRLLEPDTLALMTRNQLPDDAVLRSFGAPAHQERGNDGLGFGFNVSVVVDPSRTLSPSRLGTYGWTGVATTAFWVDPGHDLTVQFMTQVRPKKLKLFPELRRLVYETLAD, from the coding sequence ATGGCACAGTTGCGACAGGAAGCCGACCCGGCCGAGGCCGGGCTGGACGGGAAGGCGCTGGGCCGCCTCGACCGGTACTTCGCCCGCCACGTGGACGAGGGGCGGCTGCCCGGCTATCTGGTGGCCGTGGCCCGCGGCGGCCGCGTCGCCCACCTCACCACGTACGGGCACCGGGACCTGGCGGCCGGCCTGCCGGTCGAGACGGACACGCTGTGGCGGATCTACTCCATGACCAAGCCCGTCACCGCGGTCGCGGTGCTGCTGCTGGTGGAGGAGGGCAGGCTGTCCCTCGACGATCCGCTCGACCGGTACCTCCCGGCTTTTGCCAACCCCCGCGTGTACGAGAGCGGTTCGGGCGCGGACGTACGCACGCGTCCGGCAGCCGGCCCGATCCTGATCCGGCATCTGCTCACCCACACCGCGGGGCTGACCTTCGCCTTCTACCATCAGCACCCCGTCGACGCCCTCTACCGCGAGGCAGGCCTCGGCTCCTCCGTGCCACCGGGCGCGGACCTCGCCGAGACGATGGACGTGTACGCGCGCCTGCCGCTCCAGTTCGAACCGGGCACGCAGTGGAACTACTCGGTCGCCTCCAACGTGCTGGGCCGCGTGATCGAGGTGGTCTCGGGGCAGCCGCTGGACGTCTTCTTCGCCGAACGGATCTTCCGCCCGCTCGGCATGACCGACACGGGCTTCCACATCACCCCCGAACAGGGCGCACGGCTGGCCGAGTTGTACGGCGAGACGGAGGACGGCGGTATCGAGCCGATCCCGGGGCTCCCGGTGCGGGGCCGGCCGCGGTTCCTGTCCGGCAGCGGGGGCCTGGTGTCCACCGCCGGCGACTACCACCGGTTCACCGACATGCTGCGCCGGGGCGGCGAGTCGGCGGGCGTCCGCCTGCTGGAGCCGGACACGCTGGCCCTGATGACCCGCAACCAGCTGCCCGACGACGCCGTCCTGCGTTCCTTCGGCGCTCCCGCGCACCAGGAACGCGGCAACGACGGCCTGGGGTTCGGCTTCAACGTCTCCGTCGTCGTCGACCCCTCCCGCACCCTGTCCCCGTCCCGCCTCGGCACGTACGGCTGGACCGGCGTGGCCACCACGGCGTTCTGGGTCGACCCGGGTCACGACCTGACGGTGCAGTTCATGACCCAGGTGCGGCCGAAGAAGCTGAAGCTCTTCCCGGAGCTGCGGCGGCTGGTGTACGAGACCCTGGCGGACTGA
- a CDS encoding MFS transporter, giving the protein MSSVAGAVLVALDGTVLTVAQPSLQRSLDASFAQAQWTSTAYLVTVASLLVFAGRLGDRYGQRRLFALGMLGFGVASAGIGIAPGIGWVIGLRAAQGVFGALLQPATLGMLRAAYPPDRLAAPLAVRTSAIGLAAAVGPLAGGALVGWLGWRAVFFLSALPAPVFGLAALRGLDRATPDPHPSGSGSGSSSHPSEAGASPHVSGADSSPHPSGSGSGSSSHPSEAGASRPALDLPGALLLAVTLACLVHTLVALPASGAATAAGLGAAALTGAAFLWHERRTASPLLPPGVIGSPVVGAALAVLVAASASLFGTVFTLTYVLQRRLGLDPFHSALRSLPLALLMVLSAPLCPVLLRRFGARWTTGAATAVLALGVLTLSRSTTALALGCGFALLGAGFGTVMVAATQVVVRRAEVAAAGVAGGLQQTALNVGPVVGVATATALAGAGAGAGTTLLVLAAVAAVAVPAARALPGRGVASITQTPDERVSPGVPARR; this is encoded by the coding sequence GTGAGCAGTGTGGCCGGTGCCGTTCTCGTCGCCCTGGACGGTACGGTCCTCACGGTCGCCCAGCCCTCGCTGCAACGGTCACTTGACGCGTCGTTCGCCCAGGCGCAGTGGACCAGTACCGCGTATCTGGTGACGGTGGCGAGCCTGCTGGTGTTCGCGGGACGGCTCGGTGACCGGTACGGGCAGCGGCGCCTGTTCGCGCTCGGCATGCTCGGCTTCGGCGTCGCGTCGGCGGGTATCGGCATCGCGCCCGGCATCGGCTGGGTGATCGGACTGCGCGCCGCGCAGGGCGTGTTCGGGGCGCTGCTCCAGCCCGCGACGCTCGGCATGCTGCGGGCGGCGTACCCGCCGGACAGGCTCGCGGCGCCCCTCGCGGTGCGGACCAGCGCGATCGGGCTGGCGGCGGCCGTGGGACCACTGGCCGGCGGGGCGCTGGTCGGCTGGCTGGGCTGGCGGGCGGTGTTCTTCCTGAGCGCGCTGCCGGCGCCGGTCTTCGGCCTGGCGGCCCTGCGGGGCCTGGACCGCGCCACCCCCGACCCGCACCCGTCCGGGTCCGGGTCCGGGTCCTCCTCGCACCCGTCCGAGGCAGGCGCCTCCCCACACGTGTCCGGTGCCGACTCTTCCCCGCACCCGTCCGGGTCCGGGTCCGGCTCCTCCTCGCACCCGTCCGAGGCCGGCGCCTCCCGCCCCGCCCTCGATCTGCCCGGCGCCCTGCTGCTCGCGGTGACCTTGGCCTGCCTCGTGCACACGCTGGTCGCGCTGCCCGCCTCCGGTGCCGCCACCGCGGCCGGACTCGGTGCCGCCGCGCTCACCGGTGCCGCGTTCCTGTGGCACGAGCGGCGTACCGCGAGCCCGCTGCTGCCGCCCGGGGTGATCGGCTCGCCGGTCGTGGGGGCGGCGCTCGCCGTCCTGGTCGCCGCGTCGGCCTCGCTCTTCGGCACGGTGTTCACGCTGACGTACGTCCTGCAACGGCGGCTCGGACTCGACCCGTTCCACAGCGCGCTGCGCAGCCTGCCGTTGGCACTCCTCATGGTGCTCTCCGCTCCCCTGTGCCCCGTGCTGCTACGGCGGTTCGGGGCACGGTGGACGACGGGGGCCGCTACGGCGGTGCTCGCGCTCGGCGTGCTCACGCTGTCCCGGTCGACCACAGCACTCGCGCTGGGCTGCGGATTCGCCTTGCTGGGCGCCGGGTTCGGCACGGTGATGGTGGCGGCCACACAGGTCGTCGTACGGCGGGCCGAGGTGGCGGCGGCCGGGGTGGCGGGCGGGCTGCAGCAGACCGCACTGAACGTCGGCCCCGTCGTGGGTGTCGCCACGGCCACGGCGCTGGCGGGCGCGGGAGCGGGAGCGGGAACCACGCTGCTCGTCCTCGCCGCCGTGGCCGCGGTCGCGGTGCCGGCCGCCCGCGCGCTGCCGGGTCGCGGCGTCGCGTCGATCACACAAACCCCTGATGAGCGGGTGTCCCCCGGGGTTCCTGCGCGACGATGA
- a CDS encoding TetR/AcrR family transcriptional regulator produces the protein MTESDTSLRARLVDVGVALVAAEGAEALTLREIARRTGVSHGAPRRYFPTHLELLSAIARRGFTDLAGRVGATLAENAGAGPREQVTALARTYLRFALDHPGMYELMFRHDVLESGHLGLRETSLPLFGLLADLVAQVRPDAEARQVAGALWANLHGLAQLWRWGSLQLATGDTDFGPLLETALTAHLGSRDGER, from the coding sequence ATGACTGAATCCGACACCAGCCTGCGGGCGCGCCTGGTCGACGTCGGTGTGGCACTGGTGGCCGCCGAGGGCGCCGAGGCGCTGACGCTGCGGGAGATCGCCCGGCGCACGGGGGTCTCGCACGGGGCGCCGCGCCGCTACTTCCCCACCCATCTGGAGCTGCTGTCCGCCATCGCCCGCCGGGGGTTCACCGACCTGGCCGGCCGGGTGGGGGCCACGCTCGCCGAGAACGCGGGTGCCGGTCCGCGTGAGCAGGTGACCGCGCTGGCACGGACGTACCTCCGGTTCGCGCTGGATCACCCCGGCATGTACGAACTGATGTTCCGTCATGACGTGCTGGAGAGCGGCCACTTGGGACTGCGCGAGACGAGCCTCCCCCTCTTCGGGCTGCTCGCGGACCTCGTGGCGCAGGTCCGCCCCGACGCCGAGGCACGGCAGGTCGCGGGCGCCCTGTGGGCCAACCTGCACGGTCTCGCCCAGCTGTGGCGCTGGGGCAGCCTGCAACTCGCCACCGGTGACACGGACTTCGGCCCGCTCCTGGAAACGGCTCTGACCGCCCACCTCGGGTCGCGGGACGGCGAGCGGTGA
- a CDS encoding PPOX class F420-dependent oxidoreductase has translation MTQDSTQDELLKLLSEGHGGVLVTLKSDGRPQLSNVSHAYDPDERLIRISVTDDRAKTRNLRRDPRASYHVTSEDRWAYTVAEGMAELSPVAADPHDETVEELVRLYRDVLGEHPDWDDFRAAMVRDRRLVVRLPVDRAYGVPRR, from the coding sequence ATGACTCAGGACTCGACGCAGGACGAACTGCTCAAGCTGCTCTCCGAAGGGCACGGCGGGGTGCTGGTCACCCTCAAGAGCGACGGCCGCCCCCAGCTGTCCAATGTCAGCCACGCCTACGACCCCGACGAGCGCCTCATCCGTATCTCGGTCACCGACGACCGAGCCAAGACCCGCAACCTGCGCCGTGACCCCCGGGCCTCGTACCACGTCACCAGCGAGGACCGCTGGGCGTACACGGTCGCCGAGGGGATGGCCGAACTGTCGCCGGTCGCCGCGGACCCGCACGACGAGACCGTCGAGGAGCTGGTCCGGCTCTACCGGGACGTCCTCGGCGAGCACCCGGACTGGGACGACTTCCGGGCCGCCATGGTCCGCGACCGCCGCCTGGTGGTGCGTCTGCCCGTCGACCGGGCGTACGGGGTGCCCAGGCGCTGA
- a CDS encoding histidine phosphatase family protein, translating to MGDLLLVRHGETEWSVSGRHTSWTDLALTPNGEDQAKSLAPLLAERPRALVLTSPLARAVRTAELAGLAGAATDPDLHEWDYGGYEGITTVDIRRTRPDWYLWRDGVPPGPEGHPGESPEEIGARADRVLARLEKAFDADDGDVVLVAHGHFLRVLAARRLGLPPSEGRLFQLATGTVSRLSLEHGRPVIAEWNTRP from the coding sequence GTGGGCGATCTACTGCTGGTCCGCCACGGCGAGACGGAGTGGAGTGTGTCGGGCCGGCACACCAGCTGGACCGATCTGGCCCTCACCCCGAACGGTGAGGACCAGGCCAAGTCCCTCGCTCCGCTCCTCGCCGAGCGGCCGCGCGCTCTCGTGCTGACCAGTCCGCTGGCCCGCGCGGTGCGCACTGCCGAACTGGCGGGCCTGGCCGGGGCTGCGACAGACCCCGACCTGCACGAATGGGACTACGGCGGCTACGAGGGCATCACCACCGTCGACATCCGCCGTACCCGTCCCGACTGGTACCTGTGGCGGGACGGCGTCCCGCCCGGCCCCGAGGGTCACCCCGGGGAGTCGCCCGAGGAGATCGGGGCGCGTGCCGACCGGGTCCTGGCCCGGCTGGAGAAGGCGTTCGACGCGGACGACGGTGACGTGGTCCTGGTGGCGCACGGCCACTTCCTGCGGGTGCTTGCCGCCCGCCGGCTGGGCCTGCCGCCGTCCGAGGGCCGCCTGTTCCAGCTGGCGACCGGCACGGTCAGCCGGCTGTCCTTGGAACACGGCCGGCCCGTGATCGCCGAGTGGAACACGCGCCCGTGA
- the gnd gene encoding phosphogluconate dehydrogenase (NAD(+)-dependent, decarboxylating), translated as MQLGLIGLGKMGGNMRERLRRSGHTVIGYDRNPELSDAKSLAEMVEKLEGPRVVWVMVPAGTATQIVIDELRDLLSPGDIVVDGGNSRWTDDEKHAAELGVKGIGFVDAGVSGGVWGLQNGYALMVGGSDENVERLRPIFDALKPEGPYGYVHAGRVGAGHFSKMVHNGIEYAMMQAYAEGWELLEKADSVDNVREVFRSWQEGTVIRSWLLDLAVNALNDDEHLDKLRGYADDSGEGRWTVEAAIDYAVPLPAITASLFARFASRQDDSPQMKMIAALRNQFGGHAVEKKD; from the coding sequence ATGCAGCTCGGACTCATCGGCCTCGGCAAGATGGGCGGCAACATGCGCGAGCGGCTGCGCCGCTCGGGCCACACCGTCATCGGCTACGACCGCAATCCCGAACTCTCGGACGCCAAGAGCCTCGCCGAGATGGTCGAGAAGCTCGAAGGCCCGCGCGTGGTCTGGGTGATGGTCCCGGCCGGCACCGCCACCCAGATCGTCATCGACGAGCTGCGGGACCTGCTGTCCCCCGGCGACATCGTCGTGGACGGCGGCAACTCCCGCTGGACCGACGACGAGAAGCACGCCGCCGAACTCGGCGTCAAGGGCATCGGCTTCGTCGACGCGGGCGTCTCCGGCGGCGTGTGGGGCCTGCAGAACGGCTACGCCCTGATGGTCGGCGGCAGCGACGAGAACGTGGAGCGGCTCCGCCCGATCTTCGACGCGCTCAAGCCCGAGGGCCCGTACGGCTACGTCCACGCGGGCCGCGTCGGCGCGGGCCACTTCTCGAAGATGGTCCACAACGGCATCGAGTACGCCATGATGCAGGCCTACGCCGAGGGCTGGGAGCTGCTGGAGAAGGCCGACTCCGTGGACAACGTCCGCGAGGTCTTCCGCTCCTGGCAGGAGGGCACGGTCATCCGTTCCTGGCTGCTCGACCTCGCGGTCAACGCCCTGAACGACGACGAGCACCTGGACAAGCTCCGCGGCTACGCGGACGACTCCGGCGAGGGCCGCTGGACGGTCGAGGCCGCCATCGACTACGCCGTGCCGCTGCCCGCGATCACCGCGTCGCTGTTCGCGCGGTTCGCCTCGCGTCAGGACGACTCGCCGCAGATGAAGATGATCGCGGCGCTGCGCAACCAGTTCGGCGGCCACGCCGTGGAGAAGAAGGACTGA
- the pgi gene encoding glucose-6-phosphate isomerase: MSDAPSDTPLLTRRPQWTALSDQRAKGVPSLRDLFAADPGRAERYVVRVGDLYIDYSKNLVTDEILALLQELATATDVFGLRDAMFRGEKINVTERRAVLHTALRAPRDAVIEVDGENVVPAVHAVLDKMTAFAERVRSGEWTGHTGKRIKNVVNIGIGGSDLGPAMAYEALRPYSDRDLTFRFVSNVDGADLHEAIRDLDPEETLFIVASKTFTTIETITNATSARSWLLAALGGGGTSRSSEVESGGEKAVAKHFVALSTNAEKVSGFGIDVDNMFEFWDWVGGRYSYDSAIGLSLMIAIGPDRFREMLDGFHTVDEHFRTAPAEANAPLLMGLLGIWYNNFFDAQSLAVLPYSHYLSKFTAYLQQLDMESNGKSVQRDGRPVEWQTGPVVWGTPGTNGQHAYYQLIHQGTKLAPADFVGFARPADELNEELRAQHDLLMANFFAQTQALAFGKTADEVRAEGVAEEQVSHRTFRGGHPTTTLLAGELTPSVLGQLIALYEHKVFVQGAVWNIDSFDQWGVELGKVLAKRIEPALTEGADVPGLDPSTTALVAAYRSLGK; encoded by the coding sequence ATGTCCGACGCTCCGTCAGACACCCCCCTGCTCACCCGCCGCCCCCAGTGGACGGCCCTCTCCGACCAGCGCGCCAAGGGGGTTCCGTCGCTGCGCGATCTGTTCGCGGCGGACCCCGGCCGCGCCGAGCGGTACGTCGTCCGGGTGGGCGACCTGTACATCGACTACAGCAAGAACCTGGTCACCGACGAGATCCTGGCCCTGCTCCAGGAACTCGCCACGGCCACCGACGTCTTCGGGCTGCGGGACGCCATGTTCCGCGGTGAGAAGATCAACGTCACCGAGCGGCGTGCCGTGCTGCACACCGCGCTGCGCGCCCCGCGGGACGCCGTGATCGAGGTCGACGGCGAGAACGTCGTCCCGGCCGTGCACGCCGTGCTCGACAAGATGACCGCCTTCGCCGAGCGGGTCCGCTCGGGCGAGTGGACCGGCCACACCGGCAAGCGCATCAAGAACGTCGTCAACATCGGCATCGGCGGCTCCGACCTCGGTCCGGCGATGGCGTACGAGGCCCTGCGTCCGTACAGCGACCGCGACCTGACGTTCCGGTTCGTGTCGAACGTGGACGGCGCCGACCTGCACGAGGCGATCCGTGACCTGGACCCGGAGGAGACGCTGTTCATCGTCGCCTCCAAGACGTTCACCACGATCGAGACGATCACCAACGCCACCTCGGCCCGCTCCTGGCTGCTCGCCGCCCTGGGCGGTGGGGGCACCTCCCGCTCGAGCGAAGTCGAGAGTGGGGGAGAAAAGGCCGTCGCGAAGCACTTCGTGGCGCTGTCGACGAACGCGGAGAAGGTTTCCGGGTTCGGCATCGACGTCGACAACATGTTCGAGTTCTGGGACTGGGTCGGCGGCCGCTACTCGTACGACTCGGCCATCGGCCTGTCGCTGATGATCGCCATCGGTCCGGACCGCTTCCGCGAGATGCTGGACGGCTTCCACACCGTCGACGAGCACTTCCGCACCGCGCCCGCCGAGGCCAACGCCCCGCTGCTCATGGGCCTGCTGGGCATCTGGTACAACAACTTCTTCGACGCCCAGTCGCTGGCGGTGCTGCCGTACAGCCACTACCTGTCGAAGTTCACCGCGTACCTCCAGCAGCTGGACATGGAGTCCAACGGCAAGTCGGTGCAGCGCGACGGGCGTCCGGTGGAGTGGCAGACCGGCCCGGTGGTGTGGGGCACGCCCGGCACCAACGGGCAGCACGCCTACTACCAGTTGATCCACCAGGGCACCAAGCTGGCCCCGGCAGACTTCGTCGGCTTCGCCCGTCCCGCGGACGAGCTGAACGAGGAACTCAGGGCCCAGCACGACCTGTTGATGGCCAACTTCTTCGCCCAGACGCAGGCGCTGGCCTTCGGCAAGACCGCCGACGAGGTCCGCGCGGAGGGCGTCGCCGAGGAGCAGGTCTCGCACCGCACCTTCCGCGGCGGCCACCCCACCACGACTCTCCTCGCCGGCGAGCTGACGCCCTCGGTGCTCGGCCAGCTGATCGCCCTCTACGAGCACAAGGTGTTCGTCCAGGGCGCCGTGTGGAACATCGACTCCTTCGACCAGTGGGGCGTCGAGCTCGGCAAGGTCCTCGCCAAGCGCATCGAGCCCGCGCTCACCGAAGGCGCCGACGTACCCGGCCTCGACCCCTCCACCACGGCCCTCGTCGCCGCCTACCGTTCTCTAGGGAAGTGA
- the opcA gene encoding glucose-6-phosphate dehydrogenase assembly protein OpcA, with amino-acid sequence MKIDLTDTTASKINKALVDGRRALGTPAVGMVLTMVIVTDEENAYDAIKAAEDASHEHPMRTLVVIRRHVRNLRDRTSSRLDAEVRVGTEAGTGETVILRTYGEVSDHAGSVVLPLLLPDAPVVVWWPVDAPESPSKDRLGALAQRRITDLYAVDRPLELLETRKRNYAPGDTDLAWTRLTPWRSMLAAALDQARVKVTSAAVEAEADNPSAELLARWLEARLHVPVDRVVTAGPVVTAVRLGTAAGEIVIDRPEGPLATLTLPGQPPRTLALKVRQTSELIAEELRRLDADEMYAIALQGEAAKENA; translated from the coding sequence ATGAAGATCGACCTGACCGACACCACGGCAAGCAAGATCAACAAGGCGCTGGTGGACGGCCGCCGCGCCCTCGGCACGCCTGCCGTGGGCATGGTCCTGACGATGGTCATCGTCACGGACGAGGAGAACGCCTACGACGCGATCAAGGCCGCCGAGGACGCCTCGCACGAGCACCCGATGCGGACCCTGGTCGTCATCCGGCGGCACGTGCGCAACCTGCGCGACCGCACCTCCTCGCGGCTGGACGCCGAGGTCCGCGTGGGCACCGAGGCCGGCACCGGCGAGACGGTCATCCTGCGCACCTACGGCGAGGTGTCCGACCACGCCGGCTCGGTCGTCCTGCCGCTGCTGCTGCCGGACGCCCCGGTGGTCGTGTGGTGGCCGGTGGACGCGCCCGAGTCGCCCTCAAAGGACCGGCTCGGCGCCCTCGCCCAGCGGCGGATCACCGACCTGTACGCGGTCGACCGTCCGCTCGAGCTGCTGGAGACCCGCAAGCGCAACTACGCGCCCGGCGACACCGACCTCGCCTGGACCCGGCTCACCCCGTGGCGCTCGATGCTGGCCGCCGCCCTGGACCAGGCGCGGGTGAAGGTGACGTCGGCGGCCGTGGAGGCCGAGGCGGACAACCCCAGCGCCGAGCTCCTCGCCCGCTGGCTGGAGGCCCGCCTGCACGTGCCCGTGGACCGGGTCGTCACCGCGGGTCCGGTCGTCACGGCCGTACGCCTGGGCACCGCGGCCGGTGAGATCGTCATCGACCGGCCCGAAGGCCCGCTCGCCACGCTGACCCTGCCGGGCCAGCCGCCGCGCACCCTCGCCCTGAAGGTCCGCCAGACCTCCGAACTCATCGCCGAGGAGCTGCGGCGCCTCGACGCCGACGAGATGTACGCCATCGCCCTGCAGGGCGAGGCCGCCAAGGAGAACGCCTGA
- the zwf gene encoding glucose-6-phosphate dehydrogenase, whose protein sequence is MTTKAAEPKAPAAKAEPKARPAEAVRVPVTPVADWDNPLRDARDRRLPRIAGPSGLVIFGVTGDLSRKKLMPAVYDLANRGLLPPGFSLVGFARREWEDQDFAQVVHDSVKEHARTPFREEVWQQLAEGMRFIPGDFGDDAAFDQLKQAVDELDASRGTGGNFAFYLSVPPKFFPKVVQQLKKHDLADAPEGAWRRAVIEKPFGHDLKSAEELNKVVHEVFEPDQVFRIDHYLGKETVQNILALRFANQMYEPIWNRSYVDHVQITMAEDIGIGGRAGYYDGIGAARDVIQNHLLQLLALTAMEEPIAFDAESLLTEKLKVLKSVRLPEDLGEHTVRGQYAGAWQGGEKVVGYLEEDGIDPDSKTDTFAAIKLGIDNRRWAGVPFYLRAGKRLGRRVTEIAVVFKRAPHSPFDSTATEELGQNAIVIRVQPDEGMTVRFGSKVPGTSMEIRDVSMDFAYGESFTESSPEAYERLILDVLLGDANLFPRLQEVEESWKILDPIEEYWDKHGTPAQYASGSWGPREADEMLARDGRSWRRP, encoded by the coding sequence ATGACGACCAAGGCTGCTGAGCCGAAGGCGCCCGCCGCCAAGGCTGAGCCGAAGGCGCGCCCCGCCGAGGCGGTGCGCGTCCCGGTCACCCCGGTGGCCGACTGGGACAACCCGCTGCGCGACGCCCGCGACCGCCGGCTGCCCCGCATCGCCGGCCCGTCCGGACTGGTCATCTTCGGTGTGACCGGTGACCTGTCCCGCAAGAAGCTCATGCCGGCCGTGTACGACCTGGCCAACCGCGGTCTGCTGCCGCCGGGCTTCTCGCTGGTGGGCTTCGCCCGCCGGGAGTGGGAGGACCAGGACTTCGCGCAGGTCGTGCACGACTCCGTCAAGGAGCACGCCCGCACCCCCTTCCGCGAGGAGGTGTGGCAGCAGCTCGCCGAGGGCATGCGGTTCATCCCGGGTGACTTCGGCGACGACGCCGCCTTCGACCAGCTGAAGCAGGCCGTCGACGAGCTGGACGCCTCCCGGGGCACCGGCGGCAACTTCGCGTTCTACCTCTCGGTGCCGCCGAAGTTCTTCCCCAAGGTCGTGCAGCAGCTGAAGAAGCACGACCTGGCGGACGCGCCGGAGGGCGCCTGGCGGCGCGCGGTCATCGAGAAGCCGTTCGGCCACGACCTGAAGTCGGCCGAGGAGCTGAACAAGGTCGTGCACGAGGTGTTCGAGCCGGACCAGGTGTTCCGGATCGACCACTACCTCGGCAAGGAGACCGTCCAGAACATCCTGGCGCTGCGCTTCGCCAACCAGATGTACGAGCCCATCTGGAACCGCAGCTACGTCGACCACGTGCAGATCACCATGGCCGAGGACATCGGCATCGGTGGCCGCGCGGGGTACTACGACGGCATCGGCGCCGCCCGTGACGTCATCCAGAACCACCTGCTCCAGCTGCTCGCGCTCACCGCGATGGAGGAGCCGATCGCGTTCGACGCGGAGTCGCTGCTCACCGAGAAGCTGAAGGTCCTGAAGTCGGTGCGGCTGCCGGAGGACCTCGGCGAGCACACCGTCCGCGGCCAGTACGCGGGCGCGTGGCAGGGCGGCGAGAAGGTCGTCGGCTACCTCGAGGAGGACGGTATCGACCCCGACTCCAAGACCGACACCTTCGCCGCGATCAAGCTGGGCATCGACAACCGCCGCTGGGCGGGCGTGCCGTTCTACCTGCGCGCCGGCAAGCGTCTTGGCCGCCGGGTCACCGAGATCGCGGTGGTCTTCAAGCGGGCCCCGCACTCGCCGTTCGACTCCACCGCCACGGAGGAGCTGGGCCAGAACGCGATCGTCATCCGCGTCCAGCCCGACGAGGGCATGACCGTCCGGTTCGGCTCGAAGGTGCCCGGCACCTCGATGGAGATCCGGGACGTGTCGATGGACTTCGCCTACGGCGAGTCCTTCACCGAGTCGAGCCCCGAGGCCTACGAGCGGCTCATCCTGGACGTGCTGCTCGGCGACGCCAACCTGTTCCCCCGCCTCCAGGAAGTGGAAGAGTCCTGGAAGATCCTCGACCCGATCGAGGAGTACTGGGACAAGCACGGCACGCCCGCGCAGTACGCGTCGGGCAGCTGGGGCCCCAGGGAAGCCGACGAGATGCTCGCACGAGACGGACGGAGCTGGCGCAGGCCATGA
- the tal gene encoding transaldolase — MSTVTEAIATPGALKRLADEGVSVWLDDLSRKRITSGSLAALVENGGVVGVTTNPSIFQAAIGSGEGYDAELADLAVRGVTVDEAVRMMTTADVRAACDILRPVYDASEGRDGRVSIEVDPRLAHDTVATVAEAKQLNWLVDRPNVMIKIPATKAGLPAITEVIGLGISVNVTLIFSLERYREVMDAYLAGLEKAKERGLDLSVIHSVASFFVSRVDSEIDKRLTAIGTDEALALKGRAALANARLAYEAYEEVFSSDRWLALVGGNANKQRPLWASTGVKDPSYKDTLYVDELVAPGTVNTMPEATLIATADHGEITGDTITGGYEQARADLAAVEGFGISYDEVVQQLEDEAVAKFEAAWIELLGAVTESLKSKGVDA; from the coding sequence ATGAGCACTGTGACCGAAGCAATCGCCACCCCCGGAGCCCTCAAGCGTCTCGCCGACGAGGGCGTGTCGGTCTGGCTGGACGACCTGTCGCGCAAGCGGATCACCTCGGGCAGCCTGGCCGCGCTGGTGGAGAACGGCGGCGTCGTGGGCGTCACCACCAACCCGTCGATCTTCCAGGCCGCCATCGGCTCCGGTGAGGGCTACGACGCGGAGCTGGCCGACCTCGCGGTGCGCGGCGTCACGGTCGACGAGGCCGTGCGCATGATGACCACCGCCGACGTGCGGGCGGCCTGCGACATCCTGCGTCCGGTCTACGACGCCTCCGAGGGCCGCGACGGCCGGGTCTCCATCGAGGTCGACCCCCGTCTCGCCCACGACACCGTGGCGACGGTCGCCGAGGCCAAGCAGCTGAACTGGCTGGTCGACCGCCCCAACGTGATGATCAAGATCCCGGCCACCAAGGCGGGTCTGCCGGCGATCACCGAGGTCATCGGCCTCGGCATCAGCGTCAACGTGACCCTGATCTTCTCGCTGGAGCGCTACCGCGAGGTCATGGACGCCTACCTGGCCGGCCTGGAGAAGGCCAAGGAGCGCGGCCTGGACCTGTCGGTGATCCACTCGGTGGCGTCCTTCTTCGTGTCCCGCGTGGACTCGGAGATCGACAAGCGCCTGACCGCGATCGGCACCGACGAGGCCCTCGCGCTCAAGGGCCGCGCGGCTCTTGCCAACGCCCGTCTGGCCTACGAGGCCTACGAGGAGGTCTTCTCCTCCGACCGCTGGCTGGCCCTGGTCGGCGGCAACGCCAACAAGCAGCGTCCGCTGTGGGCCTCCACCGGTGTGAAGGACCCGTCGTACAAGGACACCCTGTACGTGGACGAGCTGGTCGCGCCGGGCACCGTCAACACGATGCCCGAGGCCACCCTGATCGCCACCGCCGACCACGGCGAGATCACCGGCGACACGATCACCGGCGGCTACGAGCAGGCCCGCGCCGACCTCGCCGCCGTGGAGGGCTTCGGCATCTCCTACGACGAGGTCGTCCAGCAGCTGGAGGACGAGGCCGTCGCCAAGTTCGAGGCGGCCTGGATCGAGCTGCTGGGCGCCGTCACCGAGTCCCTGAAGAGCAAGGGAGTGGACGCGTAA